A window from Ignavibacteriota bacterium encodes these proteins:
- a CDS encoding acyl-CoA thioesterase, translating into MVVSETTIRVRYADTDQMKFAYYGRYFEYFEQGRSDLLRMIGLPYPEIEKRGFFLPVIEAHANYLKSARYDDELVVKTIFKELPQARLRIEYEVLNNETKELFATGHTVHSFLNASTNKPTRTPEFFLQAINNYLQQ; encoded by the coding sequence ATGGTAGTATCTGAAACAACAATCCGCGTTCGCTACGCTGATACGGACCAGATGAAATTCGCGTATTATGGAAGATACTTCGAGTACTTCGAGCAGGGGCGTTCGGATCTACTTCGAATGATTGGATTGCCGTATCCTGAAATCGAGAAGCGCGGATTCTTTCTTCCGGTGATTGAAGCGCATGCGAATTATCTCAAGTCGGCTCGATACGATGATGAACTTGTTGTGAAAACTATTTTTAAGGAACTGCCGCAAGCGCGGCTACGCATTGAGTACGAAGTCCTTAACAACGAAACAAAAGAATTGTTTGCAACAGGACATACCGTTCATAGTTTTCTTAATGCTTCAACAAACAAACCGACACGTACGCCTGAATTCTTTCTGCAGGCAATCAATAACTATCTACAACAATAA
- a CDS encoding four helix bundle protein: MTPDEMKTRTKKFALNVIKLVETLPNGRTGDVLGRQLIRCATSVGAYYRSACKARSKADFISKITVVKEEADESQFWHELIIGSNLLKESVVLPLLNEAKELTAIFTASGKTAKWGK, encoded by the coding sequence ATGACACCCGATGAAATGAAGACGAGAACAAAAAAGTTTGCATTGAACGTAATCAAACTTGTCGAAACATTACCAAATGGAAGAACGGGAGATGTTCTAGGAAGACAATTGATACGTTGTGCGACATCCGTCGGCGCATATTACAGGTCTGCCTGTAAAGCGCGGTCAAAGGCAGATTTTATTTCTAAGATTACTGTAGTTAAGGAAGAGGCAGATGAATCTCAATTTTGGCATGAACTAATCATTGGTTCAAATCTACTAAAAGAAAGTGTTGTACTTCCGTTGTTAAATGAGGCGAAGGAATTAACTGCAATCTTCACTGCGTCCGGCAAAACTGCAAAATGGGGGAAGTAA
- a CDS encoding acetyl-CoA carboxylase carboxyltransferase subunit alpha, with the protein MAKAVLDFEKPIIELEQKIEEMRKYSDRLDIGNEIHKLEAKVEDLRKNIYSRLTRWQKVQLARHPDRPYTLDYINMITTDFIELHGDRGFRDDKAIVGGFARLNEQPVMVIGMQKGRDTKSNLYRNFGMPNPEGYRKALRLMKLAAKFHRPIITMIDTPGAYPGLEAEERGQAEAIARNLFTMSHLPVPIIITIIGEGASGGALGIGLGDRVLMMENCWYSVIAPESCSSILWRSWEYKEQAAEALKLTAPDLLAQGIIDRIIPEPIGGAHRNPPMAAETLKKVLTEEIEKLMKIKPDKLIEKRIEKYSKMGEFEE; encoded by the coding sequence ATGGCAAAAGCAGTTTTAGATTTTGAAAAACCGATTATCGAACTCGAACAAAAAATCGAGGAGATGCGGAAATACAGTGACCGGCTCGACATCGGAAACGAGATTCACAAACTCGAAGCGAAAGTCGAGGACCTCCGGAAGAATATCTACTCGCGGTTAACACGCTGGCAGAAAGTTCAACTTGCGCGGCACCCGGACAGACCATATACGCTCGATTATATCAACATGATAACAACGGATTTCATTGAGTTACATGGAGACCGTGGTTTCCGCGATGATAAAGCAATCGTTGGAGGGTTCGCCCGACTCAATGAACAACCTGTCATGGTCATCGGAATGCAGAAAGGGCGTGATACCAAATCAAATCTGTACCGGAATTTCGGAATGCCGAATCCCGAAGGATATCGAAAAGCGCTTCGCCTCATGAAACTCGCGGCAAAGTTTCATCGCCCGATTATTACGATGATTGATACACCCGGGGCATATCCGGGACTTGAAGCAGAAGAGCGAGGACAAGCGGAAGCGATTGCCCGAAACTTGTTTACGATGTCGCATCTTCCCGTTCCGATTATCATCACCATTATTGGTGAAGGTGCATCGGGCGGCGCGCTTGGTATCGGTCTCGGCGACCGTGTGTTGATGATGGAAAATTGTTGGTACTCCGTTATCGCTCCGGAATCATGTTCAAGCATTCTCTGGAGAAGTTGGGAATACAAGGAACAAGCGGCGGAGGCGCTCAAACTCACCGCGCCCGATTTACTCGCGCAGGGAATCATTGACCGGATCATTCCCGAACCGATTGGTGGCGCTCATCGTAATCCACCGATGGCGGCAGAAACCCTCAAAAAAGTTCTCACAGAAGAAATCGAAAAGTTAATGAAAATCAAACCGGACAAGTTGATTGAGAAACGGATTGAGAAGTATTCGAAGATGGGAGAGTTTGAGGAATAA
- a CDS encoding glycosyltransferase yields MQISVIIVNYNVRAFLENCLVSVFKSLESIESEVVVVDNASDDGSVEMIRQKFPHVQLIANAENVGFGAANNQAAKEAKGEFLFLLNPDTIVQENTFRVMFDFFRQHPEEGLAGCKVLNSDGTLQLACRRSFPTPWIAFTKIIGLSSLAPNSAFVSKYNLTYLSPDETYEVDAVSGSCMMIPKSMYDSVGGFDEQFFMYGEDLDICYRVQQAGKKVFYVHATQIIHYKGESVRRSDINEVRIFYQAMRLFVQKHFRYGFIAKLFLGFGIAVREWFALFEKHALMFSAMLFDYVLVIASWFAGEWLRFDEVFHFPPYAYPALLTVPPLLTIGTLFLSDVYTARKHSFGRTVNAIVISYILLSALTFFFNEYAFSRFVLLIAGVISSILLTGWRVVLRSRQTGEMFSKRTLVVGTGASSLELLSKLKTKNQHGYEIIGFIDSDRKRIGEEVDGIEILGSIETIGRVIQQHNISEVIFSNNSLSYSEMLSVISNSSDRAVNYRLVPNSMEVIIGKTHIDELNDLPLVDIEYNINRLPNRVVKRTVDIVFSFLFLLLWYPFARRHSTAKENLPKVFSGEMSLVGIVVTENNRKEKRFRNIGKPGLTGLAQVNNFDKLSAEEIAQYNLSYAKNQSFFLDIEIILKSCVVWMRNKN; encoded by the coding sequence ATGCAGATTTCTGTCATCATTGTGAATTACAATGTGCGGGCGTTTTTGGAAAACTGTCTCGTCTCGGTTTTCAAATCGCTTGAGTCTATTGAAAGCGAAGTAGTTGTTGTTGACAACGCTTCCGACGATGGCAGTGTTGAGATGATTCGACAGAAGTTTCCACACGTCCAATTGATTGCAAATGCTGAGAATGTCGGATTCGGAGCGGCGAATAATCAGGCGGCAAAAGAAGCGAAAGGAGAATTTCTTTTTCTCTTGAATCCGGACACAATTGTTCAGGAAAATACTTTTCGAGTCATGTTTGATTTTTTCCGGCAACATCCTGAAGAGGGACTCGCCGGTTGCAAAGTTCTCAACTCGGATGGGACGTTACAACTCGCTTGTCGGAGAAGTTTTCCGACACCGTGGATTGCCTTCACAAAAATTATTGGATTAAGTTCACTCGCGCCAAATTCTGCTTTCGTTTCAAAATATAATCTTACCTATCTCAGCCCGGACGAAACGTACGAAGTTGATGCAGTCAGCGGTTCGTGCATGATGATTCCAAAATCAATGTATGATTCTGTCGGTGGATTTGATGAGCAATTTTTTATGTACGGCGAAGACCTCGACATTTGTTACCGTGTTCAGCAAGCAGGCAAGAAAGTCTTTTACGTTCACGCCACACAAATCATTCACTACAAGGGAGAAAGTGTTCGCCGGAGCGACATCAATGAAGTCCGAATATTTTATCAGGCGATGCGGTTGTTTGTGCAAAAACATTTTCGCTATGGCTTTATTGCAAAACTGTTTCTCGGTTTCGGTATTGCCGTGAGAGAATGGTTTGCATTGTTTGAAAAACACGCGCTCATGTTTTCGGCAATGCTGTTCGATTATGTTCTTGTCATTGCATCATGGTTTGCAGGTGAGTGGCTGAGGTTTGATGAAGTGTTCCACTTTCCGCCGTACGCCTATCCCGCACTTCTCACGGTTCCGCCGTTACTGACAATCGGCACATTGTTTTTGTCTGATGTTTACACCGCCCGGAAACATTCTTTCGGACGAACGGTCAATGCAATTGTTATTTCATACATTCTCCTTTCTGCGTTGACTTTTTTCTTTAACGAATATGCGTTCAGTCGTTTTGTATTACTGATTGCCGGTGTAATCAGTTCAATCCTGTTAACGGGTTGGCGAGTAGTTCTTCGTTCACGTCAAACAGGAGAAATGTTTTCCAAACGAACGTTAGTTGTTGGAACGGGTGCCTCGAGTTTGGAATTGCTTTCAAAACTCAAAACAAAAAATCAGCACGGTTATGAAATTATCGGCTTCATTGATTCGGACAGGAAGAGAATTGGTGAAGAGGTGGACGGAATTGAAATTCTCGGAAGTATCGAAACAATTGGTCGGGTTATTCAACAACACAATATTTCTGAGGTGATTTTTTCCAACAACTCACTTTCGTATTCCGAAATGCTTTCTGTCATCAGTAATTCATCTGACCGGGCAGTTAACTATCGTTTGGTTCCGAATAGCATGGAGGTAATCATCGGCAAAACTCATATTGATGAGTTGAACGATTTACCGCTTGTGGATATTGAATACAACATCAATCGCTTACCGAATAGAGTAGTGAAGCGGACGGTTGATATAGTTTTCAGTTTTTTATTTTTGCTTTTATGGTATCCGTTCGCCCGACGTCATTCTACCGCAAAGGAGAATCTGCCAAAAGTATTTTCAGGAGAAATGAGTCTCGTCGGTATCGTAGTGACCGAAAATAATCGAAAAGAAAAGCGATTCAGGAACATCGGCAAACCGGGTTTAACGGGACTTGCACAGGTGAATAACTTTGATAAATTGTCAGCGGAAGAAATTGCACAGTACAATCTCTCGTATGCAAAAAACCAATCATTTTTTCTTGATATAGAAATCATTCTAAAATCGTGTGTTGTATGGATGAGAAACAAAAACTAA
- a CDS encoding polyprenol monophosphomannose synthase — MKKILVVTPTYNEAENIEQFIREVLSKDTRVEMLIVDDNSPDGTALIIKKLQSSEPRIQLMERPGKMGLGTAYVEGFKYALKNGYDAVFEMDADFSHDPKEIPAMLERIQSCDLVIGSRYIGGVRVLNWPIRRLMLSYGASVYTRIVTGLKVKDTTAGFKCFRRAVLEAINLDKVHSNGYAFQIEMSFKAWKKGFQLCEHPIVFMDRQMGTSKMSKKIVYEAVFMVWKLKFQSLFGVSF, encoded by the coding sequence ATGAAAAAGATTCTTGTCGTTACTCCTACATACAACGAAGCAGAAAACATAGAACAATTCATACGCGAAGTTCTCTCCAAAGATACACGCGTTGAAATGCTTATAGTTGATGACAATTCCCCTGACGGAACTGCATTAATCATTAAGAAACTTCAGAGCAGTGAACCAAGGATTCAACTGATGGAGCGTCCGGGGAAAATGGGACTTGGAACTGCGTACGTTGAAGGATTCAAGTACGCGTTGAAAAACGGTTACGATGCTGTGTTTGAAATGGATGCGGATTTCTCCCACGACCCGAAAGAAATTCCTGCAATGCTTGAACGCATCCAATCATGCGATCTTGTGATTGGTTCGCGGTACATTGGCGGCGTTCGTGTTCTCAACTGGCCCATCCGGCGATTGATGTTGAGTTACGGCGCAAGTGTTTACACTCGCATCGTCACCGGTTTAAAAGTCAAAGACACGACTGCCGGATTCAAATGTTTCCGTCGTGCCGTACTCGAAGCAATCAACCTCGACAAAGTTCACTCGAACGGCTACGCATTTCAAATTGAAATGAGTTTCAAAGCGTGGAAGAAAGGTTTCCAACTCTGCGAGCATCCGATTGTATTTATGGACAGGCAGATGGGAACATCGAAGATGTCGAAGAAGATTGTCTATGAGGCGGTCTTCATGGTGTGGAAACTCAAGTTTCAAAGTTTGTTCGGCGTTTCGTTCTAA
- a CDS encoding exopolysaccharide biosynthesis polyprenyl glycosylphosphotransferase yields MFGLLFLTSLAAFLITWFVTPRIRALAIKKQIGDYPGERKIHSKFIPRLGGVGVIAGFAIGIFATFLIEREAFQSLPFQFTGLIGGLVLIAAVGVYDDIKGIGSTGKLIVQILASVIVMSSGLRIESLSLPFLEPIQLGWISYALTLLWLVGVTNAFNLLDGLDGLACGVAAIGALAFFFMGAYYHDLFLMTTTLVLFFSCLGFLRYNFHPASIFMGDTGSLFLGFLLACLGLRVLQHFTVAQAPVSFLVIIVALAVPIVDTSVAFFRRVRKRMHPLKADKEHIHHRLMDLGLTHRQTVVVHYAIAISLGVIAFVLMRVDGLYATLLLGAVVVAVYLSIGRLGYLEEMKARHPDERPPIQPLSIARIIDRALLASGDLFAILLSFLITYWLRFHSGIFAVESYAPLEMYFSSPTVLIFTLMWFIMFALAGLYDIPWDCSRIDYIISIIKTIGWGTILIFLATLDFENGTLEGRVTTLLYGVTVALCVVVVRLAIVTIERKHEILGFRRRNTLIVGTSNLAKELVEEIQERPGLKYEIIGFVDRNPSVEQFAEHPVLGSYDLIPELVKKRNVEEILITATHDTREEILDVVSRCNGMVPTVKVMAEQVDILSGFKTEEIVGHPLIRLYMMNMKRWQWTAKRLIDILVSLIILIPLLPVWLFIAIIIRIDSSGPVFFVQERVGKNGKKFNLIKFRSMIHDAEKETGPVWASPEDKRRTRLGRVLRKLRLDEIPQFINVLKGEMSLVGPRPERPFFVEQLKKEIRFYGRRLLVRPGITGWAQVNHRYDISFDDVKEKIKYDLYYLENMSLTLDFKIFLRTILVALSGKGTH; encoded by the coding sequence ATGTTCGGACTTTTATTTTTAACATCGCTTGCAGCATTTCTCATCACGTGGTTTGTAACCCCGCGCATCCGCGCTCTTGCCATCAAAAAACAAATCGGTGATTATCCGGGTGAACGGAAAATCCACTCGAAGTTTATTCCACGACTTGGTGGAGTCGGAGTGATTGCAGGATTTGCAATTGGGATATTCGCTACGTTCTTGATTGAGCGTGAAGCATTTCAATCATTGCCATTTCAATTTACAGGATTAATCGGAGGGCTTGTACTCATCGCCGCCGTCGGTGTGTATGATGATATTAAAGGAATCGGCTCGACAGGAAAATTAATTGTTCAGATTCTTGCCTCCGTTATTGTCATGTCATCGGGACTTAGAATTGAATCGCTTTCATTGCCATTTCTTGAACCGATTCAGTTGGGATGGATTTCGTATGCACTCACATTGCTGTGGTTGGTCGGAGTAACGAACGCGTTTAATCTGCTCGATGGATTGGACGGACTTGCGTGCGGCGTCGCGGCAATCGGTGCACTTGCTTTCTTCTTCATGGGTGCATATTACCACGACCTGTTCCTGATGACAACTACGCTTGTATTATTTTTTTCCTGTCTCGGTTTTCTTCGATACAATTTTCATCCGGCTTCGATTTTCATGGGAGATACGGGAAGTTTGTTTCTCGGATTTCTTCTTGCATGTTTGGGATTACGTGTCCTGCAACATTTTACAGTTGCACAAGCACCGGTTTCATTTCTTGTCATCATTGTCGCCCTCGCAGTTCCTATTGTGGATACGTCTGTTGCATTTTTCCGACGTGTGAGAAAGCGAATGCATCCCCTCAAAGCGGATAAAGAACACATTCACCATCGTCTCATGGATTTGGGGTTGACACACAGACAAACGGTAGTTGTTCATTATGCAATTGCGATAAGTTTGGGAGTGATTGCATTTGTTCTCATGCGAGTAGATGGACTCTATGCTACATTGTTATTGGGTGCAGTTGTCGTTGCAGTCTATCTCAGCATCGGGCGGCTTGGTTATCTTGAAGAAATGAAAGCGAGACATCCTGATGAACGTCCGCCGATTCAACCACTGAGCATTGCGAGAATTATTGACCGTGCATTGCTCGCGAGTGGTGATTTATTTGCAATTCTTCTTTCTTTTCTGATTACGTATTGGCTTCGTTTTCACTCTGGTATATTCGCTGTGGAAAGCTACGCTCCGCTTGAAATGTATTTCTCAAGTCCGACCGTTTTAATTTTTACGTTAATGTGGTTCATCATGTTCGCACTGGCGGGATTGTATGATATTCCCTGGGATTGTTCGCGGATTGATTACATCATCTCCATCATCAAAACAATTGGCTGGGGAACGATCCTGATTTTTCTTGCAACACTTGATTTTGAAAACGGAACACTCGAAGGTCGTGTGACAACATTGCTCTACGGAGTAACGGTTGCACTTTGTGTCGTAGTAGTCCGGTTGGCGATTGTCACGATTGAACGAAAGCATGAGATACTCGGGTTCCGAAGGAGGAATACGCTTATTGTCGGAACATCGAACTTAGCCAAAGAACTCGTTGAAGAAATTCAGGAACGTCCGGGATTGAAATATGAAATCATCGGGTTTGTTGACAGAAATCCAAGCGTAGAACAATTTGCCGAGCATCCAGTTCTCGGTTCGTATGATTTGATTCCCGAATTGGTGAAGAAGCGGAATGTTGAAGAAATTCTTATTACCGCAACGCATGATACCCGAGAAGAAATTCTTGATGTCGTCTCCCGTTGTAACGGAATGGTGCCTACAGTGAAAGTCATGGCAGAACAGGTTGATATTCTGAGCGGCTTCAAGACGGAAGAAATTGTCGGACACCCGCTCATCCGTTTATACATGATGAATATGAAGCGCTGGCAGTGGACGGCGAAACGACTTATTGATATTCTCGTTTCATTGATTATCTTGATTCCTCTTTTGCCTGTCTGGTTGTTTATAGCCATCATCATCAGGATTGATTCGAGCGGACCTGTATTTTTTGTACAGGAACGAGTCGGGAAAAATGGGAAGAAGTTCAATCTCATTAAATTTCGTTCGATGATTCATGATGCAGAAAAAGAGACCGGACCTGTTTGGGCATCGCCGGAAGATAAACGCAGAACCCGGCTCGGAAGAGTTCTTCGCAAACTCCGTCTTGATGAAATTCCGCAGTTCATCAATGTGTTAAAAGGAGAGATGAGTCTCGTGGGTCCTCGCCCCGAACGACCGTTCTTCGTCGAGCAACTGAAAAAAGAAATCCGTTTTTACGGACGACGTCTGCTCGTTCGCCCCGGGATTACCGGCTGGGCGCAGGTAAATCACCGTTACGATATCTCTTTTGACGATGTGAAAGAAAAAATCAAATACGATTTGTATTATCTGGAAAATATGTCGTTGACGCTCGACTTCAAAATATTTCTCAGAACAATTTTAGTAGCGTTGAGCGGAAAAGGAACGCATTGA
- a CDS encoding glycosyltransferase, protein MGGDRIRIYHCCRVLAQQYEAELLVINEGKVQQEYVDEIKKLGVKVTLFEMPSWRCKVNVAGGVFSSLPLQVRYYYFKKVQSWLDEHVKEFDVVLCNHIRSAEYLKSKKIKKILDLHDAISLNYSRASEHAKGIWKWIYSVENNRVLPYEIDAVNSFDASLIVSPIDKLHLGKHGADEKKITVLPVAVDDKLFHTRKISDEKNWAVFVGKMNTVANSDAAVYFATEIFPLIRKQQSDAEFYIVGADPTTKVTRLSQIPGVHVTGQVADHLEYVLKAKVAVDPMRFGAGMQNKILEAFALRKPVVATSLAVEGIEGKKNEHFLVADSPNDFADAVCTLFKDEQRRRQLGEAGRELVLSKYSWDTVGDSLLRIVEQTLKS, encoded by the coding sequence ATGGGCGGAGACCGCATTCGCATCTATCATTGTTGTCGGGTGCTGGCTCAACAGTACGAAGCAGAGCTGCTGGTAATTAACGAGGGGAAAGTACAACAGGAATATGTTGATGAAATAAAAAAACTTGGCGTGAAAGTAACACTCTTTGAAATGCCTTCATGGAGATGCAAGGTCAATGTTGCCGGGGGAGTCTTTTCATCACTTCCGCTTCAAGTTCGATATTATTATTTCAAAAAAGTTCAGTCGTGGCTCGATGAGCATGTCAAAGAATTTGATGTTGTTCTTTGCAATCATATCCGAAGCGCGGAGTATTTGAAATCAAAAAAGATAAAAAAGATTCTTGACTTACATGACGCTATCTCGTTGAATTATTCCCGTGCAAGCGAGCACGCAAAAGGAATTTGGAAATGGATTTACTCAGTTGAGAATAACAGAGTGTTGCCGTATGAGATTGACGCGGTGAATTCGTTCGATGCTTCATTGATTGTTTCTCCAATTGATAAACTTCATTTAGGTAAACACGGAGCGGATGAAAAGAAGATTACCGTACTTCCGGTTGCAGTGGATGATAAATTATTTCACACAAGAAAAATATCTGACGAGAAAAATTGGGCAGTCTTTGTAGGAAAGATGAACACAGTTGCAAATTCTGACGCGGCTGTGTATTTTGCCACAGAAATTTTTCCCTTGATTCGTAAACAACAATCCGATGCTGAATTCTATATCGTTGGCGCAGACCCTACTACAAAAGTGACCAGACTCTCTCAAATTCCCGGCGTCCATGTTACCGGTCAGGTTGCAGACCATCTTGAATATGTTCTCAAAGCCAAAGTCGCAGTTGACCCGATGCGATTCGGCGCGGGAATGCAAAATAAAATTCTTGAAGCGTTTGCACTTCGAAAACCTGTCGTAGCGACAAGTCTGGCAGTGGAGGGAATCGAAGGGAAAAAGAATGAGCATTTTCTCGTTGCTGATTCTCCGAATGATTTTGCCGATGCGGTGTGCACCTTATTCAAAGATGAACAACGAAGAAGGCAACTTGGCGAAGCTGGAAGAGAATTAGTTTTGTCAAAATACTCATGGGATACTGTTGGCGATTCTTTGCTTCGGATAGTTGAACAGACTTTGAAATCCTGA
- a CDS encoding glycosyltransferase, whose protein sequence is MLSNRNIIVFGDDWGKYPSTMQHMGRILARENRLMWIGSLGLRKPKFSLYDAFRIWEKGKKLFSNTNSVKSENNVMEVNPLVIPFHNSGFARRINAKTIRDTIVRKMKEHDFSNPILLTSSPLISNLIGAIGETSSHYICLDDWSEFDDAFENLLDLEKDLLEKVDACFSVSKMLLETRKTISGEDHYLPQGVDTEHFQVLKGRTPECLQLLPRPIIGYFGLFASYVDVDLFIQTARKYPNGSVVLLGKTKINLDELFREPNIHYFGEIPFTELPRYASAFEVGLIPFKVNTLTIAANPLKLLEYMSMGIPVVSTNLPEVARFDSLVSVAQNNEDFVNLIGTALQDNTSQRNLIRRDEAKKFSWQKIVSDFSDVVLRIEKEKHISRAK, encoded by the coding sequence ATGCTTAGTAATAGAAACATCATCGTCTTCGGAGACGACTGGGGAAAATATCCTTCAACGATGCAACACATGGGTAGAATTCTTGCAAGAGAGAATCGCCTGATGTGGATTGGTTCTCTGGGATTGCGTAAACCGAAATTTAGTCTGTACGATGCATTCAGGATTTGGGAAAAAGGAAAGAAGCTTTTTTCAAATACGAATAGCGTCAAGTCAGAAAACAATGTTATGGAAGTAAATCCTCTTGTTATTCCTTTTCATAATTCAGGATTCGCTCGCAGGATAAATGCAAAAACGATTCGTGACACCATTGTCAGAAAAATGAAAGAACATGACTTTTCAAATCCGATATTACTAACATCATCTCCGCTCATCTCAAATCTTATTGGTGCAATTGGAGAAACATCGAGTCATTACATTTGTCTCGATGATTGGTCAGAATTCGATGATGCATTTGAAAACTTATTAGATTTAGAAAAGGACTTACTGGAAAAAGTAGATGCTTGCTTTTCCGTCTCGAAGATGTTATTAGAAACGCGAAAAACAATATCCGGAGAAGACCATTACCTTCCGCAGGGAGTTGATACAGAACATTTTCAAGTGTTGAAAGGACGAACTCCGGAGTGTCTTCAGCTTCTTCCGCGTCCTATTATCGGGTACTTTGGTTTGTTTGCTTCGTATGTTGATGTGGATTTGTTTATTCAAACTGCAAGAAAATATCCGAATGGATCAGTGGTTCTTCTCGGTAAAACAAAAATAAATCTTGATGAACTTTTTAGAGAACCGAATATTCATTACTTCGGGGAGATACCATTCACAGAACTACCGCGTTATGCTTCGGCATTTGAAGTGGGTCTAATTCCATTCAAAGTAAATACATTGACTATTGCGGCTAATCCTTTAAAGTTGTTGGAGTACATGTCTATGGGGATTCCTGTTGTATCCACAAACCTTCCGGAGGTTGCAAGGTTCGATTCGTTGGTTTCTGTTGCTCAAAACAATGAAGATTTTGTGAATTTAATAGGAACTGCATTGCAGGACAATACATCGCAGAGAAATCTCATACGAAGAGATGAAGCAAAAAAATTTTCATGGCAGAAAATTGTATCTGATTTCTCAGACGTAGTTCTTCGTATCGAAAAAGAAAAACATATTTCTCGCGCGAAGTAA
- a CDS encoding glycosyltransferase gives MNTKNENTANELFQTPTARILDDVSLICTVFNEEESISRFLNSILMLSVFPTEFIIVDGGSSDRTAAIIQEFINRYHPLLNVRLIQDATCNLKYSSGPIAKGRNVAIHHSTQSIIVCTDAGCTLDINWLKNIVTPFYKDNTVDVVGGGYLAETETWFEKCVEQVTIMPLESIEPTRFTPSARSLAFTKKAWLKVGGFPESSYTGEDTMFFVNLKKVNCKYVFMKEAIVFWRMRATLNVMIRQLYRYGIGDGVNAIMVSNVVKNVIKLSVPILLFLLAIIYHPSFLFLLLLYWLLLPFIRKMRELFVAANLTTLPVVAFLKIIADVSYVLGYVVGTFKRIRNKNNA, from the coding sequence GTGAATACTAAGAACGAAAATACTGCAAACGAATTGTTTCAAACACCTACGGCAAGAATATTAGATGACGTTTCCTTGATTTGTACTGTATTTAATGAGGAAGAATCAATTTCTCGATTTCTTAATTCCATCTTAATGTTGTCGGTGTTTCCGACTGAATTTATCATTGTTGATGGTGGCTCTTCAGATCGGACGGCTGCAATTATTCAAGAATTTATTAATAGGTATCATCCATTATTAAACGTGCGATTAATTCAAGATGCGACATGTAATCTAAAATATAGTAGCGGTCCAATCGCCAAAGGAAGGAATGTCGCCATACATCATTCAACACAAAGTATCATTGTTTGTACTGATGCAGGATGTACATTGGATATAAACTGGCTTAAAAATATTGTTACTCCATTTTATAAGGATAACACAGTAGATGTCGTTGGGGGTGGGTATCTTGCAGAAACTGAAACTTGGTTTGAAAAATGTGTTGAGCAAGTTACCATTATGCCATTGGAATCAATTGAGCCGACACGATTTACACCATCTGCCAGATCATTAGCATTCACAAAAAAAGCGTGGTTAAAAGTAGGTGGCTTCCCCGAGTCTTCGTACACCGGTGAAGATACAATGTTTTTTGTGAATCTGAAGAAGGTAAACTGTAAATATGTCTTTATGAAGGAGGCAATAGTGTTCTGGCGGATGCGAGCTACATTGAATGTTATGATAAGACAACTCTATCGTTATGGCATTGGTGATGGAGTGAATGCTATTATGGTTAGTAACGTTGTCAAGAATGTTATTAAATTAAGTGTCCCAATTCTCTTATTTTTGCTGGCAATTATTTATCATCCTTCTTTCTTGTTTCTTTTGTTACTCTATTGGTTGTTATTACCCTTTATCAGGAAAATGAGAGAATTATTTGTAGCTGCAAATCTAACAACACTACCAGTCGTCGCGTTTCTAAAAATTATTGCAGATGTATCTTATGTACTAGGGTATGTTGTAGGGACATTTAAACGAATACGCAATAAAAATAATGCTTAG